In one window of Brienomyrus brachyistius isolate T26 unplaced genomic scaffold, BBRACH_0.4 scaffold912, whole genome shotgun sequence DNA:
- the LOC125729950 gene encoding H(+)/Cl(-) exchange transporter 7-like has protein sequence MGAFGGLLGALFNVLNYWLTILRIRYIHRPCLQVIEAILVAAVTATVFFTMIYFSNDCQPLGEDQLEEYPLQLFCADGEYNSMATIVFNTPERSVRSLFHSP, from the exons atgggagccttcg gtggattgctgggagcactgttcaacgtcctgaactactggctcaccatcctcaggatcag gtatatccaccggccctgcctgcaggtgatcgaggccatactggttgctgccgtgacggccactgtgttcttcactatgatctacttctccaacgactgccagcccctgggggaggatcagctggaggaataccccttgcag ctgttctgtgctgatggcgagtacaattccatggccacgatcgtcttcaacaccccggagaggagtgtccgcagcctgttccacagcccc